One segment of Neobacillus endophyticus DNA contains the following:
- a CDS encoding bifunctional diguanylate cyclase/phosphodiesterase yields MIERQRKMKLKVKTLLVVSSTMLLFLALLSSVLQPYLFKDSLTLDRTNTMKELTDVKNTIITEMDNLNGTNRDWAVWDDAYSYMTGKYPNFTKVNVSNDTFENDQVDFLVFLTNQGKVFFQKGYDTATHKPIQLNKSFAETFIPIMQNADVTNHTVLVNTDLGLTMSSFQKIYRGNGDGPSPGILIMGRIMDHNLVNELGENLSVNLSLHHYQKKTASFKVIAEPISETKIKGSLYLSDYTKKASYVINLVVKRDFYLQKKANIKQLFFYIILSTLFLIMLIIFLLNRFILSRVHDLSRQLDDIQDKKDIHARIKLFKRHRDELANLENSINRMLSSLEEKHNAVINLAYYDQLTGIPNRYLFFEELNQRIEIQQGPFSILFFDLDGFKWVNDSLGHSVGDALLISVCERIQPIIAKNNGLLARYGGDEFVALLPTFDKSELEEIARTVMQEVGREYQLDSFKTYVTASVGISIFPQDGDTAEQLLQKADIAMYEAKRNGKNKVQFYHDLSNANSYKNILELEKDLKTALFKNQLELYYQIIVNGRDKQITGVEALLRWNHPTRGIISPARFIPIAEESGLMPAIGMWVLEEAVKQMKQWHQQGFHLTLSVNVSKSQMKDYSFIEKLDHVLNKYQFPLSMLQIEITESDIEHYLNEIIKFTGELKKRGVKIALDDFGVGTSSLLFLKELPVDTIKIDRSFIIKIPAEKFDAILLSGLFEVIKGLNLDVIVEGIEREEQIDFVNSHIEGKLQGYYFSRPIAASELENEILAKRNGS; encoded by the coding sequence ATGATTGAAAGGCAGAGAAAAATGAAACTAAAAGTAAAAACACTTCTAGTGGTAAGCAGCACGATGTTACTTTTTCTAGCACTTCTATCTTCGGTTCTACAACCATACTTATTTAAGGATTCATTGACATTGGATCGAACAAATACAATGAAAGAGCTGACGGATGTAAAGAATACTATTATCACAGAAATGGACAATTTGAATGGGACCAATCGGGATTGGGCTGTTTGGGACGATGCTTATTCTTATATGACTGGTAAATATCCTAATTTCACCAAAGTGAATGTTAGTAATGATACGTTTGAGAATGATCAAGTTGATTTTCTTGTTTTCTTGACTAATCAGGGAAAAGTTTTTTTTCAAAAGGGCTATGATACTGCCACACATAAACCGATTCAATTAAATAAGAGTTTTGCAGAGACATTTATTCCAATTATGCAAAATGCTGATGTGACCAACCATACCGTTTTAGTAAATACGGATTTGGGGTTAACCATGTCGAGTTTTCAAAAAATATACAGAGGCAATGGAGATGGTCCATCACCTGGAATACTTATAATGGGAAGAATAATGGATCATAATCTTGTGAATGAATTGGGAGAAAATCTCTCAGTTAATCTTTCTCTTCATCATTACCAAAAGAAGACAGCGTCTTTTAAAGTAATTGCAGAACCTATAAGTGAGACTAAAATAAAGGGATCACTTTATTTGTCCGATTATACGAAAAAGGCTTCCTACGTCATCAATCTTGTGGTGAAACGGGATTTTTATCTCCAGAAAAAAGCGAATATTAAGCAACTATTTTTCTATATCATTTTGTCTACTTTGTTTCTGATTATGCTCATTATCTTTCTCTTAAATCGCTTTATCCTTTCGCGGGTTCATGATTTATCGAGACAGTTAGATGATATCCAAGACAAAAAAGACATTCATGCAAGAATTAAATTATTTAAGCGCCACCGTGATGAACTGGCCAACCTCGAAAATTCTATTAATAGAATGCTTTCCTCCCTTGAAGAAAAACATAATGCTGTTATTAACCTGGCTTACTACGACCAGCTTACGGGTATTCCGAATCGCTATTTGTTTTTTGAAGAACTGAATCAGAGAATTGAGATTCAGCAGGGGCCATTTTCCATCCTTTTTTTCGATCTTGATGGTTTTAAATGGGTAAATGATTCTTTAGGACATTCTGTCGGTGATGCTTTGTTGATTAGCGTTTGTGAACGTATCCAACCTATTATAGCGAAGAATAATGGACTATTGGCCCGCTATGGCGGAGATGAATTTGTTGCCTTGCTGCCAACCTTTGATAAATCGGAATTAGAAGAAATTGCTCGAACCGTTATGCAGGAGGTCGGAAGGGAATATCAGCTGGATTCCTTCAAAACCTATGTAACTGCTAGTGTTGGTATCAGTATTTTTCCGCAGGATGGGGATACAGCAGAACAACTGCTGCAAAAGGCCGACATTGCCATGTACGAAGCAAAACGCAATGGGAAGAATAAAGTGCAATTCTACCATGATTTAAGCAATGCCAATAGTTATAAAAATATACTGGAACTGGAAAAAGATTTAAAAACCGCTTTATTTAAAAATCAATTAGAGCTATACTATCAAATTATTGTTAATGGACGTGACAAACAAATAACCGGTGTTGAAGCATTGCTGCGCTGGAATCATCCAACAAGAGGAATCATTTCCCCGGCAAGATTCATCCCGATCGCGGAAGAATCCGGGTTAATGCCGGCGATTGGGATGTGGGTCTTGGAGGAAGCTGTTAAGCAAATGAAACAATGGCATCAACAAGGTTTCCATCTCACTTTGTCTGTCAATGTCTCTAAGTCACAGATGAAAGATTACAGCTTTATCGAAAAACTTGATCATGTTCTAAATAAATACCAGTTTCCGCTTTCCATGCTTCAAATCGAAATCACTGAAAGCGATATTGAGCATTATTTAAATGAAATAATAAAATTCACTGGGGAACTAAAGAAGCGAGGAGTCAAAATTGCGCTGGATGATTTTGGAGTAGGTACCTCCTCTCTGTTATTTTTAAAAGAACTTCCGGTGGATACGATCAAAATCGATCGCAGTTTTATTATTAAAATCCCTGCAGAGAAATTTGATGCTATTTTATTATCCGGGCTATTTGAAGTTATAAAGGGCTTGAACTTGGATGTGATTGTCGAAGGTATTGAAAGAGAAGAACAAATCGACTTCGTCAATTCGCACATAGAAGGTAAGCTGCAAGGATATTATTTCTCCCGTCCGATTGCCGCTTCCGAATTAGAAAATGAAATATTAGCGAAAAGAAATGGCTCATAA
- a CDS encoding arginase family protein: MGLLRKGISIVEFDETYFAQERLQRLPHEDIDVRQIHHVNLFCEDHALSQLSSELGKRSQKGITFIGSGNYHYLTYLLLKEIWEPFSMVLFDNHPDLELNPDRGESVLSCGSWVSHALRDISLLKQVVIIGPTAELEHHVHHPRVILFPFNGRHQYSLKAILSVIHTQNVYISIDKDVLNTAEASTNWDQGVMSLADLTHYLEMILKYKKAQGIDICGEASISPVDLLVPRYQSIIQKNERANLQILQTCLKGTQIQTRSA, translated from the coding sequence TTGGGTTTATTAAGAAAAGGAATTAGTATTGTTGAATTTGATGAGACTTATTTTGCTCAAGAAAGGCTGCAAAGGCTCCCGCATGAGGATATTGACGTTCGGCAAATTCATCATGTGAATCTTTTTTGTGAGGATCATGCCTTGTCACAGTTAAGCAGTGAACTTGGCAAAAGGAGCCAAAAAGGAATTACCTTTATCGGAAGCGGGAATTATCATTATCTCACCTATTTATTGCTAAAAGAAATTTGGGAACCTTTTTCTATGGTTTTATTTGATAACCATCCAGATTTAGAGCTTAATCCAGATAGGGGTGAAAGCGTGCTCTCCTGCGGTTCATGGGTATCACATGCCTTACGGGATATCTCATTATTGAAACAGGTTGTCATCATTGGCCCTACCGCTGAATTAGAACACCATGTTCACCATCCACGTGTTATTCTCTTTCCGTTTAATGGCAGACATCAATATTCGTTAAAGGCCATTCTTTCCGTCATTCATACACAAAATGTATACATCAGTATTGATAAAGACGTTTTAAATACTGCTGAAGCTTCGACAAACTGGGACCAGGGAGTCATGAGTCTGGCTGACTTAACTCATTATCTTGAAATGATTTTAAAATATAAAAAGGCACAAGGGATTGATATTTGCGGGGAAGCATCAATCTCTCCTGTGGACTTATTGGTCCCACGCTATCAATCCATTATTCAAAAAAATGAACGAGCAAATTTACAAATTTTACAGACATGCCTTAAAGGAACTCAAATTCAAACCAGAAGTGCATAG
- a CDS encoding Gfo/Idh/MocA family protein gives MKFGVIGLGDIAKKAYLPVYGGISGSEFHFYTRNQEKLKTIGEQYRFANLHHNLESLINSGIQGAFVHSSTAAHPEIVEKLLTHNIHVFVDKPIADNYAESKRLTDLATGKGLILMTGFNRRYTPTYGELKKTAEPNMVIVQKNRKGLPGEPRAFIFDDFIHVVDTMRYLFPYPIEQLLVNGRMEGDMLYHVVIQFVSPSATAIGIMNRDNGTNEEIAQVMGPHEKKTVVNVAQLTVSKGLENIEVRSDDWEPTLVKRGFFSMVEDFIQAVSEGSTPAISSQDALKTHEICEEIIGKLLIK, from the coding sequence ATGAAATTTGGTGTAATCGGGCTAGGTGATATTGCGAAAAAGGCATACCTTCCAGTCTATGGGGGGATCTCAGGAAGTGAATTTCATTTTTATACAAGAAATCAGGAAAAACTTAAAACCATCGGCGAGCAGTACCGGTTTGCCAATCTCCATCATAATTTGGAATCTCTGATAAACAGCGGTATACAAGGTGCGTTTGTACATTCTTCAACCGCTGCACACCCAGAAATTGTAGAGAAATTATTAACACACAATATCCACGTTTTTGTCGATAAACCGATTGCGGACAATTATGCTGAATCCAAAAGGCTGACCGATCTCGCAACGGGAAAAGGCTTAATTTTAATGACCGGCTTTAACCGAAGATATACTCCTACATACGGAGAATTGAAAAAGACAGCAGAACCGAATATGGTGATTGTTCAGAAAAACCGAAAAGGGCTTCCTGGTGAGCCAAGGGCTTTTATTTTTGATGATTTCATTCATGTCGTCGATACGATGAGATATTTGTTCCCTTACCCGATTGAACAATTACTTGTGAATGGACGGATGGAGGGTGACATGCTTTATCATGTCGTCATTCAATTCGTATCTCCTAGTGCGACGGCCATCGGGATTATGAACCGGGATAATGGAACAAATGAGGAGATTGCACAAGTGATGGGACCGCATGAGAAAAAGACGGTAGTCAATGTGGCGCAGTTGACGGTTTCAAAAGGGTTGGAGAACATTGAAGTCCGCAGCGATGACTGGGAGCCAACATTGGTGAAACGAGGCTTTTTCTCAATGGTAGAAGACTTTATTCAGGCTGTCAGTGAGGGTTCGACACCTGCCATTTCCTCTCAAGACGCGCTAAAAACACATGAAATATGTGAAGAAATAATAGGAAAATTATTAATAAAGTAA
- a CDS encoding nitrous oxide-stimulated promoter family protein, which produces MKRQLIDVNNGPKIQKEKEIVKEMIELYCSKKHQHEGVCKSCEELKNYALLRLSLCQFGEEKTACSNCKVHCYKPKYREKMKVVMRFAGPWMLLYHPVYSVLHLLNGWGSRTKNR; this is translated from the coding sequence ATGAAAAGACAATTAATTGATGTTAACAATGGCCCCAAAATCCAAAAGGAAAAAGAAATCGTTAAGGAAATGATAGAACTTTATTGCAGTAAAAAACACCAGCATGAGGGGGTATGTAAGAGTTGTGAGGAGTTGAAAAATTATGCATTATTGAGACTGTCTCTCTGCCAATTTGGTGAAGAAAAGACTGCTTGCTCCAACTGTAAAGTTCACTGCTATAAACCAAAATACCGTGAAAAAATGAAAGTGGTCATGCGCTTCGCCGGCCCATGGATGCTGCTGTACCATCCTGTCTATTCTGTACTGCATCTGTTAAATGGCTGGGGAAGCCGAACAAAGAATAGATAA
- a CDS encoding DoxX family protein: MVSPFASIDCYQGAWTNMNTSFSVMRLIRFAVAFVFISSGLMKFFNAELAGQFLSLGLPYPDTMLNLVIFLEIGCGTLILFNKCVKTAVIPLIAIMVGALFLTKFPYLNDGLLAFAFYSKLDVVMLTLLVVLYRSYH, from the coding sequence ATGGTTTCTCCATTTGCCAGCATAGATTGTTATCAAGGAGCGTGGACAAACATGAATACTTCTTTTTCGGTGATGAGGCTGATCCGTTTTGCGGTGGCTTTTGTTTTTATTAGTTCTGGTTTGATGAAATTTTTTAATGCGGAGTTAGCGGGTCAGTTTCTTAGCTTGGGGCTGCCATATCCGGATACGATGCTGAATCTTGTTATTTTCCTGGAGATTGGCTGTGGGACGTTAATTTTGTTTAATAAGTGTGTTAAAACTGCCGTGATTCCGTTAATAGCTATTATGGTTGGGGCGCTGTTCCTCACGAAGTTTCCTTATTTAAACGATGGCCTTTTAGCTTTTGCTTTTTATTCAAAATTGGATGTGGTTATGCTGACTTTACTTGTTGTTTTGTATAGAAGTTACCATTAA
- a CDS encoding MerR family transcriptional regulator produces the protein MEYTVQKLASLAGISTRTLRYYDEIGILKPARINSSGYRIYGLKEVDRLQQILFFRELGVSLENIKSIITDPTFDSTRALRDHREQLLGKREQLDLLIANVEKTIAMTEGRIIMSDHEKFEGFKNKMVEDNEEKYGKEIREKYGSEAVDKSNAKVLNMTQEQFDEVTELEKKVKQTLTEAYKTGDPAGEMAQNAADLHKQWLTYYWSEYSKEAHAGLAQMYVDDERFKAYYDKEQPGTAEFLRDAIHIYTGIKK, from the coding sequence TTGGAATATACGGTACAGAAGCTTGCCAGTTTGGCGGGAATCAGCACCAGGACGTTAAGGTACTATGATGAAATTGGGATTCTTAAGCCGGCGAGAATCAATTCATCTGGTTATCGAATCTATGGGCTGAAAGAAGTCGACCGCCTACAGCAAATTCTATTTTTCAGAGAACTGGGTGTAAGCTTAGAAAATATAAAGTCCATCATAACAGACCCGACCTTTGACAGCACCAGGGCACTTCGGGACCATCGGGAACAGCTCCTTGGAAAACGAGAACAATTAGATTTATTAATTGCTAATGTTGAAAAAACAATAGCAATGACAGAAGGGAGAATAATAATGTCGGATCATGAAAAGTTTGAAGGTTTTAAGAACAAAATGGTTGAAGATAACGAGGAAAAGTACGGTAAAGAAATCCGTGAGAAATATGGAAGCGAAGCTGTTGATAAGTCGAATGCAAAAGTCCTAAACATGACGCAGGAACAGTTTGATGAAGTGACAGAACTAGAGAAAAAGGTAAAACAAACACTGACTGAAGCTTACAAAACCGGGGATCCTGCTGGGGAAATGGCACAAAACGCGGCGGACCTCCATAAACAATGGCTTACCTACTATTGGAGCGAATATAGCAAAGAAGCCCATGCAGGTCTTGCACAAATGTATGTAGACGATGAAAGATTTAAAGCATATTACGACAAAGAACAACCAGGAACAGCAGAATTTCTAAGAGATGCCATTCACATTTATACTGGAATAAAGAAATAG